In one Conger conger chromosome 5, fConCon1.1, whole genome shotgun sequence genomic region, the following are encoded:
- the LOC133129173 gene encoding uncharacterized protein LOC133129173 isoform X1, with amino-acid sequence MGHFVKLYMVLLLLIFFTDDLQAKYIRGTKGKNVTIPFTLQLNNSLTLKYVSLYKDRSKIEESNKEAQDTRRSFSLTSHEAILYISNLSTTDEGKYYVSLYYNELTGKVIESNTTFLQIAMEEHTTVSTPTSNQTWSVTSTTSPHGSFVYIPIIAGIVVCIMILFTLLLGWQYLTYNKSRDCQHSHQEQSPQGSSPKCEVKREASSSVEYNVLDFPRRPRGKEGDRRSFPPPQPQESVEYSSITFFHGPHGAGGAVSPPRGQ; translated from the exons ATGGGCCATTTTGTTAAACTCTACATGGTGCTTTTGCTGTTGATCTTTTTTACAG ATGACCTCCAGGCTAAATACATCAGAGGGACAAAGGGGAAGAATGTCACTattccatttacattacagcTCAACAACAGTTTGACTTTGAAATATGTCAGTCTTTATAAGGATCGATCAAAGATAGAAGAGTCTAATAAAGAAGCACAGGATACTCGTCGCAGCTTCAGTCTGACTTCCCATGAGGCCATTCTCTATATTTCCAACCTAAGTACTACTGATGAAGGAAAGTACTATGTCTCTCTGTACTACAATGAACTCACAGGGAAGGTTATTGAGAGCAATACAACATTTCTTCAAATCGCCATGGAAGAGCACACTACAG TGTCTACACCCACCTCTAATCAAACATGGAGTGTCACTTCCACTACCTCTCCACATGGATCCTTTGTCTACATTCCCATCATCGCTGGGATTGTTGTCTGCATTATGATACTGTTCACCTTGTTGCTAGGATGGCAGTATTTGACTTATAATAAAAGCAGAG ATTGCCAGCACTCACACCAAGAACAAAGTCCGCAGGGTTCCAGCCCAAAGTGTGAG GTGAAGCGGGAAGCGTCCAGCTCTGTAGAATACAATGTTCTGGATTTCCCCAGAAGGCCtcgggggaaggagggagacagGAGGTCCTTCCCACCACCACAGCCCCAGGAAAGCGTGGAGTACTCCTCAATCACCTTCTTTCATGGCCCACATGGagcagggggtgctgtgtctCCACCAAGGGGGCAGTAG
- the LOC133129173 gene encoding uncharacterized protein LOC133129173 isoform X2, whose protein sequence is MGHFVKLYMVLLLLIFFTDDLQAKYIRGTKGKNVTIPFTLQLNNSLTLKYVSLYKDRSKIEESNKEAQDTRRSFSLTSHEAILYISNLSTTDEGKYYVSLYYNELTGKVIESNTTFLQIAMEEHTTVSTPTSNQTWSVTSTTSPHGSFVYIPIIAGIVVCIMILFTLLLGWQYLTYNKSRDCQHSHQEQSPQGSSPKCEPWVLPVKTAFVLET, encoded by the exons ATGGGCCATTTTGTTAAACTCTACATGGTGCTTTTGCTGTTGATCTTTTTTACAG ATGACCTCCAGGCTAAATACATCAGAGGGACAAAGGGGAAGAATGTCACTattccatttacattacagcTCAACAACAGTTTGACTTTGAAATATGTCAGTCTTTATAAGGATCGATCAAAGATAGAAGAGTCTAATAAAGAAGCACAGGATACTCGTCGCAGCTTCAGTCTGACTTCCCATGAGGCCATTCTCTATATTTCCAACCTAAGTACTACTGATGAAGGAAAGTACTATGTCTCTCTGTACTACAATGAACTCACAGGGAAGGTTATTGAGAGCAATACAACATTTCTTCAAATCGCCATGGAAGAGCACACTACAG TGTCTACACCCACCTCTAATCAAACATGGAGTGTCACTTCCACTACCTCTCCACATGGATCCTTTGTCTACATTCCCATCATCGCTGGGATTGTTGTCTGCATTATGATACTGTTCACCTTGTTGCTAGGATGGCAGTATTTGACTTATAATAAAAGCAGAG ATTGCCAGCACTCACACCAAGAACAAAGTCCGCAGGGTTCCAGCCCAAAGTGTGAG ccttgggttttgcctgtgaaaactgcatttgtgttggaaacataa